In candidate division WOR-3 bacterium, the DNA window GTATAATACTGGTTAAATAAATAACGAGGTGATATATGAGAAGGTTTATTTTTTTTCTTTTGACTTTATCTTTTCTTTTTGGTTTTGCTGGAGAAATACTGATCCAAATCTCCTTTAACCATGCGGAGAAGATAGAGGAAGCGAAAGCAATTCCGGTCGCCTTTTTTGAAAACTCAATTATCGCTCGGATTGATAAGGATAACCTATCTTCCTTACCAGTTGATTATAAAATCCTCTGCCCTTTATCCGCCGCAGCCGGAAAAGAAGAACTTTTCTACATTGTCTATCATTCTCCTTACTTAAAAAGGTCAGTTGCCCGTTCAATCTTAAAGGAAAAAGCGGAAATTCTTTGTGAAGATGGTGATGCCTTTTTTGTGAAAGCGAAAGAAGAAAGAATTATTTCTATTCTCCATCTGGGTTTTGAGATTGCTAATGTCTCTCTCCAACCGGTCGTTCTACCACCACCTCCCAAAGAAGAGGAAGGAAAACTTGAGATTGACCCGTGGCTTTGCCCCGAGGCGAGTATGCAGGAAAACCCGGTGATTCGGGAAATTCTGGATAGGATAACCCCAACCGAGATTGCCCAAATTGTTCGGGAATTATCCGGTGAAGTTCCGGTTACAGTTCGGGGAAGGTTGGATACGATAAGAACCAGATACGCCACCGCGGCGAAGAACTCTTCCGCGGCTTGGTATATCTATGAGAAACTTTCTACCTATAATCTTGATTCGGTTAACTTCCATACCTTTACCTGGTCTTATACCGATAGCAATGTGATTGGCACAAAGAATGGCCGGGTCTATCCGAGAAGATACTATATCATTGGTGGCCATTTTGATTGCACCTCGGAATCTCCTTCTACCTATGCCCCAGGAGCGGATGACAACGCCACAGGAACTGTCGCCGCGCTGATTGCCGCCAAGTATATGTCGCTTTATCCTTGGAAATATACGATTAAGTTTATCGCTTGGAATGCCGAAGAGTTTGGTCTCTACGGCAGTGACCGACACGCCCAATTGGTCCAATCCCGGGGTGATTCTCTTTTGGGCGTCTTAAATGGTGATATGATTGCTACCGAGATGACAAACTTAGATTCCGTAAGGGTCTATACCGGAACCAGAACCAGTTCCCGGGCAATTGGCGATACCTTCTTTGCCGTTAATGAAAGGTATAATATCGGCTTAAGGGTTCGCCGGAGCACCTCCATGCAAGCTAATTCCGACCACTACTCCTATTACTCCCGGGGTTATGATGCGGTCCATATCTTTGAGGATGATATGTGTCCAAATTATCACACCACTGGTGACCGGATTACCGCCTCCTCTTTTGATACCATCTACTTCTGTAAGGTAGTAAAGGCGATGGTTGCCACTTTAGCTACCTTTGCCCAACCCGATACCCAAATCACCGGAGTGGAAGAAAGATCCAAGGAGCCCGTGGCGAAAATTAAAATTAATCCTAACCCCTTTAAGACAAGCACATTTATTCATTTGCCATCCGATTTTGCTGATAGAGATTTAAGAATCTATGATTCCCAAGGAAGATTAGTAAAATCTTTTTCGGTAAAAGAAGGAGAAAATGGTATCTTCTGGGATGGCCGGGATGAAAAAGGAAGAAAAAAATCAGGAGTTTACTTTCTCTCTTTGGGAAAGGAATTGCATAAGTTGGTTTTAATGGAATAAGAAAGACCTTCTATCTTTTAAGCCGCAAAGGTTAACAAAGGTAATAAGGGGAAGTTGATTTATAACCCATTTTTATTATAATGGAAAGATGAAAAGGATTCTTACCGGTGACCGGCCAACTGGCCCTTTGCACCTTGGCCATTATGTGGGAACAATTATCAATCGGGTGAAACTCCAATACGAATACGATACCTTCATCTTAATTGCTGATGCCCAAGCCCTAACCACCAATTTTAACCACCCTGAGAAATTGAAAGAGGATGTCTACCATTGTGCCTTGGATAATTTGGCTTGCGGTTTAGACCCAAAGGTCGCCACCATCTTCATCCAGACGATGATTCCGGAGATTGCGGAATTGACCATTTATTTCTCTAATCTCGTTACGATAAATGTCCTACTCCATAATCCCACAATTAAGACGGAGGCAAAGGTCTTCGGGTTTGAAGAGAGATACCCTTATGGCTTTTTGGGTTATCCGGTCTCCCAAGCCGCAGATATCACCTTCTGCAAAGCCGATTTGGTGCCGGTTGGTGAAGATCAATTACCACATATTGAATTAACCAGGAAAATTGTCCGCCGGTTTAATGAACTCTACGGACCGGTTTTGGTTGAACCCGAGGCTTTACTTTCCGATGTCCCCCGACTACCCGGTTTGGATGGGCAAAAGATGTCAAAATCAATTGGCAATTGTATCTTCTTAAAGGATTCCGATAAGGAGATTGAGGAGAAGGTAAGGCGGGCGCTAACCGACCCGGCGCGGATTCATCCTAATGACCCCGGTCATCCCGAAGTCTGCGTCGTCTTCACCTATCATAAGGCATTCAATCGGGGGGAAATTGTAGAAATTGCCGAAGCCTGCCGGAGGGGGAGAATTGGCTGTGTGGAATGTAAGAAAAAATTATCAGCAAAATTGAAGGAGATTTTACGTCCCATCCGGGAAAAGCGGTCTTATTACGAGAAGAATTTAGATTTGGTGACGGAGATTCTTATTAGCGGCACCAAAAAGGCGAAGGCGGTAGCAGAAAGAACGATGGCGGAAGTTCGGGATGCGATGCGCCTAAACTATTTTAAGTAGTGAAAGAGAGAAACTACGCCATAATTTTAGCCGCCGGGGAAGGGAAAAGATTCGGTGGGAGAAAGCAATTCTTCCTCCTTAAGGGACTTCCCCTTTTTCTCTATTCGGTTTTTACCTTTGAGAATTCCCCCTCCTGTTCGGAGATTATTATCGTCACGAATGAAGATAAGATCGGGTTTGTTGAAAGATGGCTGGTTAAGGAAAGATTGAAAAAGGTGAAGAAGGTGGTGGCCGGGGGGAAGAGGCGCATTGATTCCACTTATCAGGGCTTAAAAGAACTCCCCAAAGAAGGCATCGTTGCCGTTCACGATGCGGCTCGTCCGATTCTCAGACCGAAGATAATTAAAATGGGTTTTAAGTTGGCAAAGAGATATCGGGCGGTAATTTTTGGTCTCCCTGTTGAGGAGACGATAAAGCGGGTAAAAGCCTCCCGGATCGTAGAGACCATTCCCCGAGAAGGACTTTACCGGGTGCAAACCCCCCAATTTTTTGAAATTGGTCTTTTGCGCTCGGCAATGGCGTCACTTTCCAATAAAAGAGAGAATTTTACCGACGAATCCCAACTTGTGGAGCGATTCGGTTATCCCAGTTATCTCTTTTTGGGCGATAAGAATAATATAAAAGTGACGACCCGCGAAGACCTTAATTTCTTGAAATTTCTTTTAAGATGAAGGTTGCCATTTTCGGTGCCACCGGTTTCTTAGGTAAACAAGCCTTAGCGGTGATAAAATCCCTAAGGTCTAAGACAAAAGAAGAGATCACTCTCTTTGCTCTCGCCTGTGAGAAGAATTATCACTCGTTATTGCAGCAGGCTTTTGAATTCTCCCCCCGTTTTTTAGTAGTCTATGACCAAGAGGTGGGCAAGAAGATAAAAAGGGAAAATTTACCAAAAGGAACAACCCTTTTATTAGGAAAAGAGGGGAGTATGGAAATCTGCGCCCATCCCGAAGTTGACACCATTTTTTTTCTCGCCTCGGGTACCGATCTAATCTCTCCTCTCCTTTTAGCGATTGAAAAGAGAAAAAAGATTTGTTTAGCGGGGAAGGAACTGGTTGTCGCCTTCGGAAAGTTCATTTTTAATAAGGCAAAAGAAAAAGGGGTAGCAATCATTCCGGTTGATTCGGAAATTTCTGGCCTTTTTCAGTGTCTCTCCTGCCGAAAGAAAACGGATGAGATCGCTTCCGTAATCATCACCTCTTCCGGTGGACCATTTTTCTCTGGTGGGAAAAGAAAGACATTAGAAAACTGCCTCAAGCATCCCATTTGGCGGATGGGGAAAAAGATTACCGTAGATTCCGCAACTTTAATGAATAAGGGGTTTGAAGTGATTGAGGCGGTGAGATTTTTTTCTCTGCCACCGGAAAAGGTGTTGGTTCTAATTCATCCCCAAGTTTTCGTTCATGCCCTAATTCAATTTATTGACGGTCGGATTTTAGCCCAAATTGCCCAACCGGATATGAGAATTTTTCTTCAGTATGCCTTAACCTACCCTCAAGCATTTCCCTCTCCGGTTAGACCCCTAAATTGGTCCGCGATCAAACACTGGGATTTCTTTTTACCCAATTTAGAAAAATTTCCCTGTTTGGATTTGGCTTACCGGGCGATAAAAAAAGACGGCTCTTTCCCCACGGTTTTAGTAGCAGCCGATGAAGTAGCGGTTTCTTACTTTTTGCAAAAGAAGATAAAATTTTCCCAGATTCCCAAAGTGATTGAAGAAACCTTATCCGCCCATCACCACCTCCCGGAACCTTCTCTCAACGAACTCTTAGTGGTGGAACGGGAGGCAAAAGAAAAGGCGATAGAGGTTGCGGAGAGGCTGACATGATTTTCTCTTCCACCCTCTTCGTCATCATTTTCATCAGCCTTTTGATCTTTGTCCACGAACTCGGTCACCTCTTAGCCGCTAAGAGGTCAAAGATTCCTGTGGAGAAGTTTTCTCTCGGCTTTGGGCCAGCGCTTTTTCAAAAGAAAATCGGCGAGACGATTTATGCGGTCTCCCTTATTCCCATTGGTGGTTACATTAAGTTATACGGAGAGGAAGAGGAAAAAGAAGGGGGATTTCTTTTCCAGCCCCTCCGGAAAAAACTATTTGTTGTTTTAACCGGGCCCTTTTTCAACTTCCTTTTAGGACTTATCACTACCTTCTTCATCTATCTCCTCTTCGGTATAAAATTTACCGAACCCCGAATCTCAGTAAAGGGGGAGAAAGAACTTCCTCTCCAAAAGGGCGATTTGGTCATTTCCATCGCGGGAGAGACCATCCCCAATTGGGAGAAGTTGGAGAAGGCCTTAAGGAAAAATTCCGGTCGGGAGGTAAAAATTTCCCTTTTAAGAGAAGGTGAAGTTGTCTCTTACCTCTTACCCGCGGACACCCTCTTCCTTTATCTTGACCTTCTGGTACCTCCAATTGTGGAGCGGGTGAAAAAAGGAAGTCCCGCCGAGAAGGCGGGATTGCAACCGATGGATTTAATCCTGGCGGTCAATGACCAGAAGATAACCTCTTGGGAAGAATTTACGGAGATCGTTCGCAAAAATGGAGAAAAGGAATTAAATCTCGTTTGGCAAAGGGGAGAAGAAACCCTCTCCGCCGTCATCCAACCGGAATTGGTAAGGGATGAATTGGGTGAGAAGCGAGTGGGTCAGATTGGGGTATGGGTCTATTTACCAAAAAGGATGCCTTCTCCCTTCCAATCGGTGGTAATCGCCTTCCAGAGGACGCTCTATGTCTGTCTCCAAACAGTGGTCATCATCTACAAAGTGATTGTGGGAAAAATCTCTCGCCAGGCAATTGGGGGACCGGTGATGATTGCCAAATTGACTTACGAAGGAGTTGCCTGGGGCTGGGAATATATCCTCTCCCTCCTGGCGGCTCTTTCCTTAAATCTTTTCATTATCAACCTTCTGCCCATTCCCGTAGTTGATGGAGGAAGGTCGCTTCTCTTTGTCGTAGAAAAATTGAGAAGTAGACGATTCTCAAAAAAGGAGATGGAGCGGATATTTTTCATTGGTTATCTGATTGTTGTTTTGATTGCCCTCTTCGCTTTCTTCAACGATATAAGACGTATCTTTTGGCGTTAGTTTTTCCCAATCTGCTACTTTGCCCCTTATTAACTTAAAAACAGGGTTTACTTCAATCCGCTTCACTTTAAGCAATTCTTCATACTTATCTTCATCCCTCGCCTTCACTTTCTTTAAGAGATGGGAAAATTCAAAATCTACTTGTCCTTTCGTTATCGGAATAATTCTCTTCAACTCTACAAGTTCTATCTTTTTGAGATTGAAATTGTAACCCCTGCGCTGCGCCTCAAGGAAAACTTGATAAAGATAGGCATTAATCGCCAATTGGGGATTACGGTACTCTCTGAATCTCACCAATTGGGGATGATTTTGGTAAGCCTTCGTCTTCCCCGCCAAGACCTTTTTCGCCAAAAGTCCCTCCCGCCAAACCGCTAAAAGACCATAAGCGTCTAAGTATTTGGGGTGTAAGGACCAGAGGCGCATCCCTTTAATTGAGAAGATATAAATAAAAGTTTAAAACCAAAGCGAAACTAACCCATAAGAGATAAGGGATTAAAAGATAGCCAGCAACTTTTCTAACCTTAAAGAAGGCGATGATGTTAATGAGAATTAAAAACCAAAGAATGATTATTTCGCAAAAGGCTAAGAGGGGATTCTTTAAGGTGAAGAAGAAAAATGACCAGAGGAGATTGAAGAAAAGTTGCAGGAAATAGATAGTGAGTAAACTACGGATTTTACCACCGAAGTCCTTCTGCCAAACAAGATAAAAGGCAATGCCCATCAGGATAAATAATAAATTCCAGACTGGAGCAAAGACCCAATTGGGAGGAGAAAATGGTGGTTTATTAAGGGTCGGATACCAACTTTTAACCGTGCGGGCAGTAAATTGGGAACCCAAAAAACCAACAAAAAGGGGAATAACTAATGAAATAATGATCCGCCAAGGGCGGATTTGATATCTTTTCATTTTTTACTCCTCTATTCAACAACGACACTCTTTGCTAAATGCCTTGGTTTATCAACATCGCAACCCCGGAGCACCGCGATGTGGTAGGCAAGCAGTTGCAGAGGAATGATGGAAATTAAAGGGGAGAGAAATTCTCCTTTCCTCACCGAGGGGATGAAGATTAGATAATCTGCCAGTTCTTTAATCTTCTCATCCCCTTCTTCGGCAATGGCAATAATTTTTGCCCCCCGTGATTTCACTTCGTTGAGATTGGAAAGCATCTTATCATAAAGGAAATCTTTTAAGACAATCGCCACCACCCCAACCTCTGGGGAGAGAAGGGCAATCGGACCGTGTTTCATCTCTCCGGCAGGATAACCGGTGGCGTGGATGTAAGATATCTCTTTCAATTTCAATGCCCCTTCTAATGCCTGGGGATAATTTATCCCCCGCCCCAAAAAAAGGAAATCTTTCCGCTGCCAATTCTTCCGGGCGACTTCCTTTAATAACTTGTCCAATTTTAAGACCCTCTTCATCTTTTCCGGAATTTCCCTTAAGGCATCAATAATCTCCTTAATTTTTAACTCTTTATTTCCCCTCTTTTCTCCAAAATATAATGAAAGAAGGAGGAGGGTGAAAAGTTGTGCGGTATAAGCCTTGGTAGAAGCCACCCCAATTTCTGGTCCGCAATTGATATAACAGGTGGCATCGGACTCCCGGTCAATAGAACTCCTTTTCACATTACAGACGGCTAAAACCTTTATCCCCTTATTCTTTAACATCCTTAAAGCAAATAAGGTATCAATCGTCTCCCCAGATTGGCTGATGGCAATCCCTAAAGTTTTTTCCTTATCCTTAAAGACAATCTCCCGATTCGCCAATTCCGAAGCGATTTCCACTTGGGTAGGGATCTGAGCAAAACGTTCAAAGTAGTCGCGGGCAATGAGGCCGGCGTGATAGGATGTGCCGCAGGCAAAGATTAAAATCCGCTCCAAGTCTCTTATCTCTTCGGGTAAGATTCTTGTCTCCGGATCAAAAATTATCTCTCCGGTAGGTAAAATCCGCTTTTTGATATTCTCTCTTAAAATTTTGGGCTGTTCGAATATCTCCTTCCGCATGTAATGGGGATATTTTCCTTTGGTCACCGCCTTCGGTGTGATATCAATCTTCTTTGCCCGTTTTCTAAGCTCTTTCCCTTCAAAGTCAAAAAAACTTATCCTCTCCTCGCTCAGAAGGGCAATCTCAAAATCGTCTAAAACAAAGACCTCTTTGGCGATACCGACTAATGCCAAAATATCCGAGGCGATAATCTTATCCTTCTTAGAAAGACCGACCAATAAGGGTGACCCAACTTTTGCCCCCAAAAGAATCGGTTCCTTTTGGCTAAGGACGAGGATGGCAAAGGTCCCTTTTAATAATTTAGCGGTCTTTTGGAAAGCGGAGAAGAGATTCCCTTCTCTGGTATATTTCTCTAAGAGATGGGCAATCACTTCGGAATCGGTTTCGCTTTTGAAAATATGCCCTTCCCTTTCTAACTCTTCTTTCAATTCCCGATAATTTTCAATTATCCCGTTATGAACAATCGCGATCTTGCCGGAGCAATCGGTCAAAGGATGGGCATTATTCTCATCCACTCGGCCGTGGGTTGCCCACCGGGTATGACCAATCCCCATTGCACCTTCTATCTTCTCTTCGGTGAGTAGACTTTTTAATTTTGGCAAACGCCCCACAACCTTAAATACCTTTAATTTATCCTTCTCGCGAATTGCTAAACCACAGGAATCATAACCCCGGTATTCTAATCTTTCTAAGGAGACTAAGATTACTTCTTTCACATCCCTCTCCCCCAAATAGCCAACTATCCCACACATTTTTCCCCTCCCAATTTTTCTTCTATTATCTCCTTCGCCCGGTCAATCAAGGTCCGGTTTTTAGAACAGAGGATAATCCGAAAGATTGGTTCGGTTTTTGAAGGGCGGAAATGGCAGAAGGCACTTTCGTTTCCTAACCAAAGTCCATCCTGCCGGTCTTCTTTTACCTCACCCTTGCCGCAAAGAATTTTTCTC includes these proteins:
- a CDS encoding TspO/MBR family protein, whose protein sequence is MKRYQIRPWRIIISLVIPLFVGFLGSQFTARTVKSWYPTLNKPPFSPPNWVFAPVWNLLFILMGIAFYLVWQKDFGGKIRSLLTIYFLQLFFNLLWSFFFFTLKNPLLAFCEIIILWFLILINIIAFFKVRKVAGYLLIPYLLWVSFALVLNFYLYLLN
- the glmS gene encoding glutamine--fructose-6-phosphate transaminase (isomerizing), which produces MCGIVGYLGERDVKEVILVSLERLEYRGYDSCGLAIREKDKLKVFKVVGRLPKLKSLLTEEKIEGAMGIGHTRWATHGRVDENNAHPLTDCSGKIAIVHNGIIENYRELKEELEREGHIFKSETDSEVIAHLLEKYTREGNLFSAFQKTAKLLKGTFAILVLSQKEPILLGAKVGSPLLVGLSKKDKIIASDILALVGIAKEVFVLDDFEIALLSEERISFFDFEGKELRKRAKKIDITPKAVTKGKYPHYMRKEIFEQPKILRENIKKRILPTGEIIFDPETRILPEEIRDLERILIFACGTSYHAGLIARDYFERFAQIPTQVEIASELANREIVFKDKEKTLGIAISQSGETIDTLFALRMLKNKGIKVLAVCNVKRSSIDRESDATCYINCGPEIGVASTKAYTAQLFTLLLLSLYFGEKRGNKELKIKEIIDALREIPEKMKRVLKLDKLLKEVARKNWQRKDFLFLGRGINYPQALEGALKLKEISYIHATGYPAGEMKHGPIALLSPEVGVVAIVLKDFLYDKMLSNLNEVKSRGAKIIAIAEEGDEKIKELADYLIFIPSVRKGEFLSPLISIIPLQLLAYHIAVLRGCDVDKPRHLAKSVVVE
- the rseP gene encoding RIP metalloprotease RseP, yielding MIFSSTLFVIIFISLLIFVHELGHLLAAKRSKIPVEKFSLGFGPALFQKKIGETIYAVSLIPIGGYIKLYGEEEEKEGGFLFQPLRKKLFVVLTGPFFNFLLGLITTFFIYLLFGIKFTEPRISVKGEKELPLQKGDLVISIAGETIPNWEKLEKALRKNSGREVKISLLREGEVVSYLLPADTLFLYLDLLVPPIVERVKKGSPAEKAGLQPMDLILAVNDQKITSWEEFTEIVRKNGEKELNLVWQRGEETLSAVIQPELVRDELGEKRVGQIGVWVYLPKRMPSPFQSVVIAFQRTLYVCLQTVVIIYKVIVGKISRQAIGGPVMIAKLTYEGVAWGWEYILSLLAALSLNLFIINLLPIPVVDGGRSLLFVVEKLRSRRFSKKEMERIFFIGYLIVVLIALFAFFNDIRRIFWR
- a CDS encoding pyrimidine dimer DNA glycosylase/endonuclease V, with translation MRLWSLHPKYLDAYGLLAVWREGLLAKKVLAGKTKAYQNHPQLVRFREYRNPQLAINAYLYQVFLEAQRRGYNFNLKKIELVELKRIIPITKGQVDFEFSHLLKKVKARDEDKYEELLKVKRIEVNPVFKLIRGKVADWEKLTPKDTSYIVEESEEGNQNNNQITNEKYPLHLLF
- the dxr gene encoding 1-deoxy-D-xylulose-5-phosphate reductoisomerase, whose amino-acid sequence is MKVAIFGATGFLGKQALAVIKSLRSKTKEEITLFALACEKNYHSLLQQAFEFSPRFLVVYDQEVGKKIKRENLPKGTTLLLGKEGSMEICAHPEVDTIFFLASGTDLISPLLLAIEKRKKICLAGKELVVAFGKFIFNKAKEKGVAIIPVDSEISGLFQCLSCRKKTDEIASVIITSSGGPFFSGGKRKTLENCLKHPIWRMGKKITVDSATLMNKGFEVIEAVRFFSLPPEKVLVLIHPQVFVHALIQFIDGRILAQIAQPDMRIFLQYALTYPQAFPSPVRPLNWSAIKHWDFFLPNLEKFPCLDLAYRAIKKDGSFPTVLVAADEVAVSYFLQKKIKFSQIPKVIEETLSAHHHLPEPSLNELLVVEREAKEKAIEVAERLT
- a CDS encoding M28 family peptidase, translating into MRRFIFFLLTLSFLFGFAGEILIQISFNHAEKIEEAKAIPVAFFENSIIARIDKDNLSSLPVDYKILCPLSAAAGKEELFYIVYHSPYLKRSVARSILKEKAEILCEDGDAFFVKAKEERIISILHLGFEIANVSLQPVVLPPPPKEEEGKLEIDPWLCPEASMQENPVIREILDRITPTEIAQIVRELSGEVPVTVRGRLDTIRTRYATAAKNSSAAWYIYEKLSTYNLDSVNFHTFTWSYTDSNVIGTKNGRVYPRRYYIIGGHFDCTSESPSTYAPGADDNATGTVAALIAAKYMSLYPWKYTIKFIAWNAEEFGLYGSDRHAQLVQSRGDSLLGVLNGDMIATEMTNLDSVRVYTGTRTSSRAIGDTFFAVNERYNIGLRVRRSTSMQANSDHYSYYSRGYDAVHIFEDDMCPNYHTTGDRITASSFDTIYFCKVVKAMVATLATFAQPDTQITGVEERSKEPVAKIKINPNPFKTSTFIHLPSDFADRDLRIYDSQGRLVKSFSVKEGENGIFWDGRDEKGRKKSGVYFLSLGKELHKLVLME
- the trpS gene encoding tryptophan--tRNA ligase yields the protein MKRILTGDRPTGPLHLGHYVGTIINRVKLQYEYDTFILIADAQALTTNFNHPEKLKEDVYHCALDNLACGLDPKVATIFIQTMIPEIAELTIYFSNLVTINVLLHNPTIKTEAKVFGFEERYPYGFLGYPVSQAADITFCKADLVPVGEDQLPHIELTRKIVRRFNELYGPVLVEPEALLSDVPRLPGLDGQKMSKSIGNCIFLKDSDKEIEEKVRRALTDPARIHPNDPGHPEVCVVFTYHKAFNRGEIVEIAEACRRGRIGCVECKKKLSAKLKEILRPIREKRSYYEKNLDLVTEILISGTKKAKAVAERTMAEVRDAMRLNYFK
- the ispD gene encoding 2-C-methyl-D-erythritol 4-phosphate cytidylyltransferase, giving the protein MKERNYAIILAAGEGKRFGGRKQFFLLKGLPLFLYSVFTFENSPSCSEIIIVTNEDKIGFVERWLVKERLKKVKKVVAGGKRRIDSTYQGLKELPKEGIVAVHDAARPILRPKIIKMGFKLAKRYRAVIFGLPVEETIKRVKASRIVETIPREGLYRVQTPQFFEIGLLRSAMASLSNKRENFTDESQLVERFGYPSYLFLGDKNNIKVTTREDLNFLKFLLR